From BD1-7 clade bacterium, one genomic window encodes:
- the dprA gene encoding DNA processing protein DprA, which translates to MEDLPHYFPWLLLHRVDGLGPRRLQQLIDRYQSPLQLIYEADPAAMAQLGLPVLAELLIQKSHHPVWQRTLRDLDYLITSDIRVMTWACDDYPVLLREIASAPPVLFIRGQSAVLSALQVGIVGSRKASKLALQISYDWSRRLTGQHVAITSGLALGVDGAAHRGAIDGGGLTIAVMAQGIDQIYPKRHQGLAEQIIEHGALVSEFPLSSDPKRDHFPRRNRIISGLSHGVLVVEAARKSGSLITARYAAEQNRDVFAIPGSIHNPQAEGCHDLIKQGAFLAADVDDILQHFPLQASQSCLDLAAIGTEPPPCPTHLQPLLTKIPFDYTHLDILITESGTSAAELSSQLLELEMDGWVENQSAHYRRIK; encoded by the coding sequence ATGGAAGACCTCCCGCATTATTTCCCTTGGTTGTTGTTGCACCGTGTTGATGGGCTTGGCCCACGGCGATTGCAGCAACTTATCGATCGATATCAATCGCCGTTGCAGCTTATTTACGAGGCTGACCCCGCCGCTATGGCCCAATTGGGCTTGCCTGTGCTGGCCGAATTGTTGATTCAAAAGAGCCACCATCCGGTCTGGCAACGAACACTACGCGATCTCGACTATTTGATAACGTCTGATATCCGTGTCATGACATGGGCGTGCGACGATTATCCGGTGCTGCTGCGGGAAATTGCCAGTGCACCGCCGGTGCTTTTTATACGTGGACAAAGCGCTGTATTGTCTGCCTTACAGGTCGGTATCGTCGGCTCACGTAAGGCCAGTAAGTTGGCGTTGCAAATCAGTTATGATTGGTCGCGTCGGCTAACAGGCCAGCATGTTGCGATTACCAGCGGGCTAGCCCTCGGTGTTGATGGTGCAGCGCATCGTGGTGCTATCGACGGTGGCGGATTGACCATTGCTGTTATGGCACAAGGCATTGATCAGATATACCCTAAACGGCATCAAGGTTTGGCGGAACAAATCATTGAGCACGGCGCATTGGTCAGCGAGTTTCCGCTGTCGAGCGATCCTAAACGTGATCACTTTCCGCGGCGAAATCGCATTATTAGTGGGTTAAGTCACGGTGTTTTGGTTGTTGAAGCCGCGCGAAAAAGCGGATCCCTGATTACTGCGCGTTACGCCGCAGAACAAAATCGCGATGTATTCGCGATACCAGGTTCAATTCATAACCCGCAAGCCGAAGGGTGCCACGACTTGATTAAGCAAGGAGCGTTTTTGGCCGCGGATGTTGACGATATTTTGCAGCATTTCCCGTTGCAGGCATCGCAGTCATGCCTCGATTTGGCCGCTATCGGCACAGAGCCTCCCCCTTGCCCAACACACTTGCAGCCGCTGTTAACGAAAATTCCGTTTGATTACACCCACTTGGATATACTGATCACGGAGTCCGGTACGTCAGCAGCAGAATTATCGAGCCAATTATTGGAGTTGGAGATGGATGGTTGGGTTGAAAACCAATCGGCACACTATCGGCGGATTAAATAA
- the def gene encoding Peptide deformylase: protein MPILEFPDPRLRTVAKPVTQFDAALKTLITDMLETMYDAPGIGLAASQVDHHERVIVIDVSEEKDDPLVLINPEIVVLDEELGSYDEGCLSVPGFFETVQRPRKVMIKAQNPQGEHFEKEADELLAVCVQHEIDHLDGKLFVDYISPLKRNRIRNKLEKAHRSNRR from the coding sequence ATGCCTATTCTTGAATTTCCGGATCCACGCCTGCGCACAGTGGCCAAACCGGTAACCCAGTTTGATGCGGCACTGAAAACCCTGATCACTGACATGTTAGAGACCATGTACGACGCGCCAGGCATCGGATTAGCCGCGTCTCAGGTTGATCATCATGAACGTGTCATCGTTATCGACGTCAGTGAAGAAAAAGATGACCCACTGGTACTGATCAATCCCGAAATCGTCGTGCTGGATGAAGAACTCGGCAGTTACGACGAAGGCTGTTTGTCGGTGCCGGGCTTTTTTGAAACGGTTCAGCGCCCCCGTAAAGTCATGATAAAAGCCCAAAACCCGCAAGGCGAACATTTCGAAAAAGAGGCCGATGAGTTGCTTGCTGTGTGTGTTCAACACGAAATTGACCATCTCGACGGTAAGCTTTTTGTTGACTACATCTCTCCGCTGAAACGCAACCGTATCCGCAATAAACTCGAAAAAGCGCACCGATCGAATCGTCGCTAA
- the fmt gene encoding Methionyl-tRNA formyltransferase — protein sequence MTTVTEQAKNLRIVFAGTPDFAADHLQGLVDCDMNVVAVYCQPDRKSGRGKKLSPPPTKVIAQACDIPVFQPLNFKDSADVDVLASHNADVMVVVAYGLLLPLNVLQTPTHGCINVHGSLLPRWRGAAPIERAIEAGDTTTGITIMQMDEGLDTGDMLITEAVDITAETTGDSLRASLLPIGLRTLLEGLNQLAAQQLHPKKQDNSLANYARKLSKSQAAIDWQSSANDIDQKIRAFNSANVCTTGLGEMRIKVWDAEPIQQAHDSPVGTIIAMTKKWIDVACGSGVLRLKRLQLPNAKAMDVAAVLNGKGHLFEIGHCFA from the coding sequence ATGACTACAGTTACCGAGCAGGCCAAAAATCTGCGAATCGTATTTGCCGGCACGCCAGATTTTGCCGCAGATCATTTACAAGGCTTGGTCGATTGCGACATGAACGTGGTGGCCGTTTACTGCCAGCCTGACCGTAAATCCGGTCGCGGTAAAAAATTGTCGCCACCACCCACCAAGGTCATCGCACAAGCCTGCGATATTCCGGTTTTCCAACCATTAAATTTTAAAGACAGCGCCGATGTCGATGTTTTGGCCAGCCATAACGCAGATGTCATGGTTGTGGTTGCCTATGGCTTATTACTGCCATTAAACGTGCTGCAAACCCCAACCCATGGATGCATCAACGTGCACGGCAGTTTACTGCCACGCTGGCGCGGTGCTGCACCGATTGAACGCGCTATCGAAGCGGGCGATACAACCACCGGCATCACCATTATGCAGATGGACGAAGGGCTCGATACCGGCGACATGCTGATAACAGAAGCCGTCGATATTACCGCCGAGACAACCGGAGATAGTTTGCGCGCATCACTATTACCGATTGGTTTACGTACGCTGCTCGAAGGCCTTAACCAGCTGGCGGCCCAGCAACTGCACCCTAAAAAACAGGATAACAGCTTGGCTAACTATGCCCGTAAGCTCAGTAAGAGCCAGGCTGCCATTGATTGGCAATCATCAGCCAACGACATTGACCAAAAGATACGTGCCTTCAACAGCGCGAACGTCTGTACCACCGGATTAGGTGAGATGCGCATCAAGGTATGGGATGCGGAACCTATACAGCAGGCCCACGATAGCCCAGTCGGAACTATTATAGCCATGACAAAAAAATGGATTGATGTTGCCTGTGGCAGTGGCGTATTGCGACTCAAGCGTCTGCAATTACCCAACGCAAAAGCGATGGATGTCGCGGCAGTGCTCAATGGCAAAGGCCACTTATTTGAAATTGGCCATTGTTTTGCGTAA
- the rsmB gene encoding Ribosomal RNA small subunit methyltransferase B: MGKTPTDPRAAAAMALQQVFTHRHSLNTAIPTYGARLSTTDAALFKAICYGVCRYYRSLEDIVQPLLKKPFKDKDVDILCLLYVGIWQLGAMRVPGYAAIDSCVEATRILKKPWASGLVNAVLRAGQSVLESNEDWLHAKDHAEHPDWFTAKLRHNWPDRFTEVLEQNNQEPPLCLRVNTHKLDRDTFIAQLAEQGTQAYAGALSESAVYVEDRQLALTELAAFQQGLISVQDEAAQLAAQLLAPESGHHVLDACAAPGGKTCHLLQMQPDITMTAVDSDAKRIERIQENLDRLAISAELVASDITDLDNWWTGKPFDRILCDVPCSATGVIRRHPDIKLLRTGDDIKQLAELQLQIVKTLWQCLKPGGIMLYATCSVLSQENSRIIERFCQQTPDCREIPIDAKLGEGHIASPCGAQLLPQAGAHDGFYYARLYKQDVEPI, translated from the coding sequence ATGGGCAAGACGCCAACCGATCCCCGCGCAGCCGCAGCGATGGCGCTACAACAAGTGTTTACTCATCGACACTCACTGAATACCGCCATTCCAACTTATGGTGCGCGTCTATCAACCACCGATGCCGCTCTGTTTAAAGCCATCTGTTATGGCGTTTGCCGTTACTATCGCAGCCTCGAAGATATCGTGCAGCCACTCTTGAAAAAGCCCTTCAAAGACAAAGACGTCGATATCTTATGTCTGCTGTATGTTGGTATTTGGCAGCTCGGTGCCATGCGTGTACCCGGGTATGCAGCGATTGATTCCTGTGTTGAAGCTACGCGAATACTCAAAAAGCCCTGGGCCAGCGGCTTAGTGAATGCAGTTTTGCGTGCCGGACAATCGGTTTTAGAGAGCAACGAAGACTGGTTACACGCCAAGGATCATGCCGAGCACCCGGATTGGTTTACCGCCAAACTACGCCACAACTGGCCCGACCGATTCACAGAAGTTTTAGAGCAAAATAACCAGGAACCGCCACTTTGCTTGAGAGTAAACACTCACAAACTTGATCGAGATACCTTTATCGCACAGTTGGCTGAGCAAGGCACGCAAGCCTATGCCGGTGCATTGAGTGAATCTGCGGTGTATGTAGAAGATCGCCAATTGGCCTTGACCGAATTAGCAGCTTTTCAGCAAGGTTTGATTAGCGTGCAAGATGAAGCCGCACAGCTAGCTGCGCAATTGCTCGCACCGGAATCAGGCCACCATGTCTTGGATGCATGTGCTGCTCCCGGTGGCAAAACCTGCCATTTACTCCAAATGCAGCCAGATATTACTATGACGGCCGTCGATAGTGACGCCAAACGAATTGAGCGAATACAAGAAAACCTCGATCGGCTAGCCATCAGTGCCGAATTGGTTGCCTCTGATATTACCGATCTCGATAACTGGTGGACGGGTAAACCGTTTGATCGCATTCTTTGCGACGTTCCGTGTTCAGCAACCGGGGTTATTCGTCGTCATCCGGACATCAAACTGCTGCGCACCGGGGATGACATCAAACAACTGGCAGAATTACAGCTGCAGATCGTAAAAACACTTTGGCAGTGCCTGAAACCCGGCGGTATCATGTTGTATGCAACCTGTTCGGTGTTGAGCCAGGAAAATTCGCGAATTATTGAGCGCTTTTGCCAACAAACACCGGACTGCCGGGAAATTCCGATCGATGCTAAGCTAGGCGAAGGGCATATAGCCAGCCCCTGCGGCGCACAACTGTTGCCACAAGCAGGAGCCCACGATGGCTTCTACTATGCAAGGCTATATAAACAAGACGTCGAGCCAATATGA
- the trkA gene encoding Trk system potassium uptake protein TrkA — MKILLLGAGSVGVSLAENLAREQNDIVVIDHNANYLKDLADRLDIATVCGPASHPNILHKAGAEDADMLIAVTDSDEINMLACQLAHTLFRVTTKICRVRSNAYLMHEDELFQRDAIPIDHVISPEKLVTKYIKSLLDHPGALQVVDFAEGRLRMVAVKAFYGAPIVDQALNQIPEHMPNLDTRVAAIYRQDHSIIPEGDTVVQVDDEVFFIAATEHVAPMMTELRGQDKPYKRIMIVGGSNIGSRLAQSIESKYQVKIVERNIQRCEQLSELLHRTIVLNGEPSDKDLLASENIDTCDVFCALTDDDEDNIMSSLLAKRLGANKVICLIRNTAYVDLVQGHDIDIAISPQQITTGNLLKHARRGEMSNVYSLRRGAAEAVEIIAKGDSKTSKVVGRRIEDIRLPDGVTIGAIARGNEVIIAHRYVTIENDDHVICFLVDKSRIREVEKLFQVGFTFI, encoded by the coding sequence ATGAAAATTCTTTTGTTGGGTGCAGGGTCGGTCGGTGTGTCACTGGCAGAAAACCTAGCGCGAGAACAAAACGATATTGTGGTTATTGACCACAATGCCAACTATCTCAAAGATCTTGCAGACCGTCTCGATATCGCTACCGTCTGCGGGCCGGCTTCTCATCCGAATATTTTGCACAAGGCCGGTGCCGAAGATGCAGATATGCTGATTGCTGTCACCGATAGTGATGAAATCAACATGCTGGCGTGCCAGCTGGCACATACGTTATTCCGTGTCACCACCAAAATTTGTCGGGTACGCTCCAATGCCTACCTGATGCACGAAGACGAATTATTCCAACGCGATGCGATTCCTATCGATCACGTCATTAGCCCAGAAAAACTCGTTACCAAATATATCAAAAGCCTACTCGACCACCCGGGCGCATTGCAGGTCGTGGATTTTGCCGAAGGCCGTCTGCGGATGGTTGCCGTAAAAGCCTTCTACGGCGCACCCATTGTTGATCAAGCGTTAAATCAGATTCCTGAACACATGCCCAACCTGGATACCCGGGTTGCAGCCATTTATCGTCAGGACCATTCCATCATTCCGGAAGGCGATACCGTCGTGCAAGTTGACGATGAAGTGTTTTTTATCGCCGCGACCGAACATGTTGCACCGATGATGACGGAGTTACGTGGCCAGGATAAACCCTACAAACGCATAATGATTGTTGGCGGTAGTAATATCGGTAGCCGGTTGGCACAGTCGATAGAAAGCAAATATCAGGTCAAAATTGTCGAGCGCAATATCCAACGTTGTGAACAGTTATCTGAGTTACTGCATCGCACTATCGTGCTCAATGGCGAACCATCAGATAAAGATCTGCTGGCGTCAGAAAACATCGATACCTGCGACGTATTCTGTGCCCTGACCGATGACGACGAAGATAACATTATGTCATCGTTACTGGCGAAACGCCTCGGCGCCAACAAAGTCATTTGTCTGATCCGCAACACCGCATATGTTGATCTGGTGCAGGGGCACGATATTGATATTGCGATCTCACCTCAGCAAATCACCACCGGTAACCTGCTCAAACATGCTCGCCGTGGTGAAATGTCGAATGTTTATTCGCTACGTCGTGGTGCAGCAGAAGCGGTAGAAATTATCGCCAAAGGTGACAGCAAAACGTCCAAGGTAGTTGGCCGTCGCATTGAAGATATCCGACTGCCCGACGGGGTTACCATCGGTGCGATTGCGCGCGGCAATGAAGTGATTATTGCCCACCGCTATGTGACGATTGAAAATGACGACCATGTGATCTGCTTTTTGGTCGATAAGAGCCGCATCCGGGAAGTCGAAAAGCTTTTCCAGGTTGGCTTTACCTTTATCTAA
- the trkH_1 gene encoding Trk system potassium uptake protein TrkH, which yields MHFAIIFRILGILLMLFSLTHLIPLGVSLAYDDGVHLAFISSFCLTFVIGLIVWSPVYKARDDLRTRDGFLITALFWLVLGTFGSMPFILDEHLKLSVTDAVFESISGLTTTGGTVITGLDDLPKSILFYRQQLQWLGGIGIIVIAVAILPMLGIGGMQLYRAETPGPIKDSKLTPRITETAKWLFFIYAILTSACAIAYRLAGMTWFDAISHSFSTVAIGGFSTHDASMGYFQNPTIWMICCFFMFISGLNFGLHFLAWRKWQLKQYIADSEAKFYFFYILMACLIVVPILVFSDVGKHYDHPIVEGIFQVVSMATTTGFATTDFSAWPTFLPFMLIYLSFIGGCAGSTGGGXKVIRIALMLKMSLRELQQLVHPKAVIPVKLKRKPVDSVVLSAVWSFIGVYLVTYIALVLALQATGMDHVSANSATIAMINNLGPALGTVSANYGHVEESAKWIMCLGMLLGRLEIFTLLVLFTPAFWRR from the coding sequence ATGCATTTTGCCATTATCTTTCGCATACTCGGTATTCTGCTGATGCTATTCAGCCTCACACACCTGATTCCTTTAGGTGTGTCGCTGGCCTATGACGACGGCGTACATTTGGCGTTTATTTCGTCGTTTTGCCTGACATTTGTTATCGGCTTGATCGTCTGGTCTCCAGTATACAAAGCACGTGACGACTTGCGTACGCGCGATGGTTTCCTGATTACCGCGTTATTCTGGCTGGTACTCGGCACCTTTGGTTCGATGCCGTTTATTCTCGATGAACACCTGAAATTGTCGGTCACCGATGCCGTGTTCGAGTCAATCTCTGGGCTAACCACCACAGGAGGTACAGTAATTACAGGGCTGGACGACCTGCCAAAATCGATTTTGTTTTATCGCCAACAACTACAGTGGTTAGGCGGTATCGGTATTATTGTTATTGCCGTGGCAATTCTGCCCATGTTGGGTATCGGTGGCATGCAGCTCTATCGTGCAGAAACACCTGGGCCCATCAAAGACAGCAAACTAACACCCCGCATTACCGAAACCGCCAAATGGCTCTTCTTTATCTACGCCATTCTCACCTCAGCCTGTGCTATCGCGTATCGACTAGCGGGAATGACTTGGTTTGATGCGATTTCACACAGTTTTTCTACCGTCGCTATTGGTGGATTTTCGACGCACGACGCCAGTATGGGTTACTTTCAAAACCCGACGATCTGGATGATTTGTTGCTTCTTTATGTTTATTTCAGGCTTGAATTTCGGTTTGCATTTTTTAGCCTGGCGGAAGTGGCAACTGAAACAGTATATTGCCGATTCTGAAGCCAAATTCTATTTCTTTTATATTCTCATGGCGTGTTTGATCGTCGTACCCATTCTGGTTTTCAGCGATGTGGGTAAACACTACGACCATCCCATCGTTGAGGGAATATTCCAGGTTGTGTCGATGGCAACGACCACAGGGTTTGCCACCACTGACTTCAGTGCCTGGCCAACTTTTTTGCCGTTTATGCTGATTTATTTGAGCTTTATTGGCGGCTGCGCCGGCTCAACCGGCGGCGGGGNGAAGGTTATCCGTATCGCACTCATGTTGAAGATGAGCTTACGGGAGTTACAGCAGTTGGTTCACCCAAAAGCGGTGATTCCTGTAAAGCTCAAACGTAAACCGGTCGACAGTGTGGTTTTATCTGCCGTCTGGAGTTTTATCGGTGTTTATCTCGTAACTTACATTGCATTGGTGCTGGCATTGCAAGCAACTGGCATGGATCACGTCAGCGCCAATTCAGCTACCATTGCCATGATCAATAATCTGGGCCCGGCACTTGGCACTGTTTCAGCAAATTACGGCCATGTAGAAGAGTCCGCAAAATGGATTATGTGCCTAGGTATGTTGCTGGGCCGGCTGGAAATATTCACCTTGCTGGTTCTATTCACACCAGCGTTCTGGCGCCGCTAA
- the lpxL_1 gene encoding Lipid A biosynthesis lauroyltransferase, with protein sequence MKTSTKSHVAVAMLHLVALLPRWLIEGPLSRLAASLIWLTKGDMRRATEINLALCFPEMPEAERAQLARRSLRETVRTALELPGTWLQPIDKTLSTVVSISGEALLTDAIASGRGVIVLSPHVGNWEILGIYLSEHYPLTCMYRPGRIEGVDAIVKNSRAKGGAGLVPTNRSGVAKLLKVLKNQEVIGVLPDQNPDDARGGMYAPFYAEMANTMTLVPNLLQKTNAVAVGCIAKRIAGGRYEIVFLAADEAIYDKDLQTAVNGLNKTVENVVNVAPEQYQWEYKRFRRDGEGKKRRLYSK encoded by the coding sequence ATGAAAACCTCCACTAAATCTCATGTGGCCGTAGCCATGTTGCACCTGGTTGCCCTATTACCTCGCTGGTTGATCGAAGGCCCCTTGTCACGCTTGGCTGCGAGTCTAATTTGGTTAACAAAGGGTGATATGCGCAGGGCCACAGAAATTAATCTGGCGTTGTGCTTTCCGGAGATGCCGGAAGCCGAACGCGCGCAGCTGGCGCGGCGTTCACTGCGGGAAACCGTTCGAACCGCTTTAGAATTGCCAGGCACCTGGTTGCAGCCGATCGACAAAACACTCAGTACGGTTGTTTCGATCAGCGGTGAGGCGCTACTAACGGATGCTATCGCCAGTGGTCGAGGGGTTATCGTGTTGTCGCCACATGTCGGTAATTGGGAAATACTCGGTATTTATCTATCCGAGCACTATCCATTGACCTGTATGTACCGACCGGGTCGTATTGAAGGTGTTGATGCGATTGTCAAAAATAGCCGGGCCAAAGGCGGTGCAGGTTTGGTTCCGACTAATCGATCTGGGGTGGCTAAATTATTGAAAGTATTAAAGAATCAGGAAGTTATCGGCGTGTTGCCGGATCAAAACCCAGATGATGCGCGAGGTGGAATGTATGCCCCGTTTTATGCCGAAATGGCAAATACCATGACATTGGTGCCGAATCTGTTACAGAAAACCAATGCAGTTGCCGTGGGCTGTATTGCCAAACGTATTGCTGGCGGGCGTTACGAGATCGTATTTTTAGCGGCCGATGAGGCGATTTACGACAAAGACCTGCAAACCGCGGTTAACGGCCTCAACAAAACCGTCGAAAATGTGGTGAATGTTGCTCCTGAGCAGTATCAATGGGAATACAAACGTTTTCGTCGAGATGGCGAAGGTAAGAAGCGCCGCTTATACAGCAAATAG
- the glyQ gene encoding Glycine--tRNA ligase alpha subunit gives MSDHAKPDVSTFQGLILALQHFWAEQGCVVLQPLDLEVGAGTFHPGTFLRAIGPENWNAAYVQPCRRPTDGRYGENPNRLQHYYQFQVVLKPSPDNIQELYLDSLRHLGLDPLTHDIRFVEDNWESPTLGAWGLGWEIWLNGMEVTQFTYFQQVGGIECYPVTGEITYGLERIAMYLQGVDSIYDLVWTRGPQGDVTYGDVFHQNEVEMSTYNFEHANTDFLFQSFDTYEKECERLIEQQLPLPAYEMVMKASHAFNLLDARHAISVTERQRFILRVRTLARAVANAYFDARLQLGFPLADADIRDEVIRKAQAGEK, from the coding sequence GTGTCTGATCACGCAAAACCAGACGTCTCAACATTTCAGGGTCTTATTCTAGCACTACAGCACTTTTGGGCTGAACAAGGTTGCGTGGTTCTTCAACCACTGGATCTTGAAGTGGGTGCTGGCACTTTCCATCCCGGTACCTTTTTACGTGCCATCGGGCCCGAAAACTGGAATGCCGCTTATGTACAACCTTGTCGCCGTCCTACCGATGGCCGATACGGTGAAAACCCGAACCGTCTGCAGCATTATTACCAGTTTCAGGTGGTACTTAAACCTTCACCAGACAACATTCAGGAACTGTACCTGGATTCACTGCGTCATCTCGGCCTTGATCCGCTGACCCACGATATCCGTTTTGTTGAAGATAACTGGGAATCTCCCACACTCGGTGCTTGGGGGCTAGGCTGGGAAATTTGGCTAAACGGTATGGAGGTCACGCAGTTTACCTACTTCCAGCAGGTGGGTGGCATCGAATGTTACCCTGTTACGGGTGAGATTACCTACGGCCTTGAGCGTATCGCGATGTACTTGCAGGGCGTTGACAGTATTTACGACCTGGTTTGGACACGCGGCCCACAAGGCGATGTGACCTATGGTGATGTGTTTCATCAAAATGAAGTTGAGATGTCCACCTACAACTTCGAACACGCCAATACCGACTTCCTGTTCCAAAGCTTCGACACTTATGAAAAAGAATGTGAACGCTTGATTGAACAGCAGTTGCCATTACCCGCCTATGAAATGGTAATGAAGGCATCACACGCGTTTAATCTGCTCGATGCGCGGCATGCTATCTCAGTTACCGAACGCCAGCGTTTCATCTTGCGTGTACGCACACTCGCACGCGCGGTCGCAAACGCCTATTTTGATGCACGTTTACAACTGGGCTTTCCACTCGCCGATGCAGACATCCGCGATGAAGTCATCCGTAAAGCGCAAGCGGGGGAGAAATAA
- the glyS gene encoding Glycine--tRNA ligase beta subunit: protein MAQDLLIELGTEELPPKALKTFSDSFSQSILKALQEADLAFNGFKAFATPRRLALVVNDLVDKQEDKAVEKLGPAVAAAYDKEGNPSKAAEGFARSNGIAFSDLIETDTPKGPRLAARSVQQGQTTAALLPAIIEDALKALPIPKRMRWGASRNEFVRPVHWLVVMMGDDVVDTEILGIKSSNQSRGHRFHSPGSITVNAANYEAELATNKVVADYDKRQQQIADAVNAEATRVGGHAVIDEDLLHEVTALVEWPVALTGTFEERFLEVPAQALISSMKEHQKYFHLLDTNDQLMPNFITVSNIESSDSSKVIDGNERVIRPRLSDAAFFFETDKKQTLESRCEQLKKIVFQKDLGTVYEKTQRIAQLAAYIAEQVGFNSAKAERAGLLCKSDLVTEMVFEFTDLQGTMAHHYALNDNEDAEIAQALQEQYLPKGAGDALPETQTGIALALADRVDTLIGIFXIGQQPTGNKDPFALRRASLGILNIIVEKDLPLDLKDLFEKARSQFGELKDVNVVENALSYTIERFRAHYQAQSIKTEVYLAVAARNISNPLDFDQRVQAVNWFSQQDEASALASANKRVANILAKNAEEPISDTINDSLLTETAEQALVEQLNASAVVVEAASADANYRAVLEELTGLKDVVDNFFDNVMVMADDATLKANRLAILQQLRNQFLRVADVSLLAAK, encoded by the coding sequence ATGGCTCAAGATTTACTCATCGAACTTGGCACTGAAGAGCTGCCACCCAAGGCGCTAAAAACGTTTTCCGACAGCTTCAGTCAGTCTATTCTCAAGGCATTGCAAGAAGCAGATCTTGCGTTTAACGGGTTTAAAGCTTTTGCAACGCCGCGTCGTTTAGCACTGGTTGTGAACGATCTGGTTGATAAGCAAGAAGATAAAGCTGTCGAAAAACTCGGCCCTGCAGTCGCCGCAGCCTATGACAAAGAAGGCAATCCATCAAAGGCTGCTGAAGGTTTTGCCCGTTCTAACGGCATTGCTTTTTCTGATCTGATCGAAACCGACACACCAAAAGGCCCGCGTTTGGCCGCTCGATCGGTGCAGCAGGGTCAAACAACCGCAGCGCTGCTGCCCGCCATAATTGAAGACGCTTTGAAAGCGCTACCGATCCCCAAACGTATGCGCTGGGGTGCGAGTCGCAATGAGTTTGTTAGGCCCGTGCATTGGTTAGTGGTTATGATGGGGGATGACGTGGTCGACACGGAAATCCTCGGTATTAAATCCAGCAACCAAAGCCGTGGGCATCGTTTCCACAGCCCAGGTAGCATTACCGTCAATGCAGCAAACTATGAAGCCGAGCTCGCGACAAACAAGGTTGTTGCTGATTATGACAAACGCCAACAGCAAATTGCAGACGCAGTAAATGCCGAAGCAACACGCGTTGGTGGACACGCAGTAATCGACGAAGACCTACTGCACGAGGTTACCGCGTTAGTTGAATGGCCAGTGGCACTAACCGGAACCTTCGAAGAGCGTTTTCTTGAGGTGCCAGCGCAAGCACTGATCTCCAGCATGAAAGAACACCAGAAGTACTTCCATCTATTGGATACTAACGATCAGTTAATGCCGAACTTTATTACCGTCAGTAATATCGAAAGCAGCGATTCATCAAAAGTCATCGATGGCAACGAACGTGTGATTCGTCCGCGCCTCAGTGATGCAGCGTTTTTCTTTGAAACGGATAAGAAACAAACGTTGGAATCCCGTTGTGAACAACTGAAAAAAATCGTCTTCCAAAAAGATCTTGGAACGGTTTATGAGAAAACCCAACGTATCGCTCAACTCGCCGCCTACATCGCCGAGCAAGTTGGCTTCAACAGTGCTAAAGCCGAACGCGCCGGATTGCTGTGTAAATCTGATCTGGTGACTGAGATGGTGTTTGAATTCACCGATTTGCAGGGCACCATGGCACACCATTATGCCTTGAACGATAACGAAGACGCCGAAATCGCTCAGGCATTACAGGAGCAATACTTGCCGAAAGGGGCAGGGGACGCACTGCCAGAAACACAAACCGGTATCGCCCTGGCATTGGCAGACCGTGTTGACACATTGATTGGCATCTTTNGTATTGGCCAGCAACCAACCGGTAACAAAGATCCATTTGCACTGCGCCGTGCCAGTTTGGGTATTCTCAATATCATCGTTGAGAAAGATCTGCCGCTGGATCTGAAGGATTTGTTTGAAAAAGCACGCAGTCAGTTTGGTGAGCTAAAAGACGTCAACGTTGTTGAAAACGCCTTGTCTTACACCATCGAACGTTTCCGTGCACACTATCAGGCACAATCGATTAAAACCGAAGTCTATCTGGCTGTTGCAGCAAGAAATATAAGCAACCCGTTAGACTTTGATCAGCGAGTCCAAGCTGTTAACTGGTTCAGCCAGCAAGACGAAGCCAGTGCATTGGCCTCAGCCAACAAACGTGTTGCCAACATACTGGCGAAAAATGCCGAGGAACCGATCAGCGATACTATCAATGATAGTTTGCTTACCGAAACCGCTGAACAGGCACTCGTCGAACAGCTTAACGCTTCAGCCGTTGTTGTTGAGGCTGCCAGCGCAGACGCTAACTATCGCGCAGTGCTCGAAGAGCTAACAGGCCTGAAAGACGTCGTCGATAATTTTTTCGATAACGTCATGGTTATGGCTGATGATGCCACGCTAAAAGCAAACCGTTTGGCAATCTTGCAACAACTACGTAATCAGTTCCTACGGGTGGCTGATGTTTCATTACTAGCCGCAAAATAG